One Bacillus sp. 1780r2a1 DNA segment encodes these proteins:
- a CDS encoding alpha/beta hydrolase-fold protein: MSKHSIVEILNFKSSYLQNERNLYVYLPPSYEQAQDTKYPVLYMHDGQNIFHPAFNGQSWNIHHVVNKLIEQGEMQEIIIVGIENMKEERANEYSFHTLDEDSLQVPPALACIQPKGELYERFIVNEVKPFIDEQFRTKKEAKYTALMGSSRGGAITYHIGLKRPDVFSMLAILSPYFYYVDPHTLQEFSQVNIPVQKVNHKKIWVDVGEYEGVLIRVEHVKDIANKLLTCGYQYGEEVAYYQDDTAAHTEADWEARVHMPLLYFFGKETKLAAVELKGRSIFGLNEKAASLNAVKTYSNGVKVTELQGEYQVADKRVVSIAKDGTVIPKSVGKTVVQFQSEGIKTSKEIEIVDYVSDRVPVSMQVKSIDALPDVLRIYADLPLKRVDSYHFYNQFILPIDTGLGFRFYLDNGKGEVKESGAPVYHRIMITHPIHKKFTVEKWL; the protein is encoded by the coding sequence TATATGCACGATGGTCAAAATATTTTTCATCCAGCTTTTAACGGCCAATCCTGGAACATTCATCATGTTGTAAATAAACTTATTGAACAAGGAGAAATGCAAGAGATTATTATTGTTGGAATTGAAAATATGAAAGAAGAGCGGGCGAATGAATATAGCTTTCATACACTTGATGAAGATAGCTTGCAAGTCCCTCCAGCTCTTGCTTGCATTCAACCGAAAGGAGAGCTTTACGAAAGATTTATTGTTAATGAAGTGAAGCCTTTTATTGATGAGCAGTTCCGCACCAAAAAGGAAGCGAAGTATACGGCGCTAATGGGTTCTTCTAGAGGTGGAGCTATCACGTACCATATTGGATTAAAGAGACCGGACGTGTTTAGCATGCTTGCCATTTTGTCTCCATACTTTTATTATGTTGATCCTCATACACTTCAAGAATTCAGTCAAGTGAATATTCCTGTTCAAAAGGTAAATCACAAAAAGATATGGGTTGATGTTGGTGAATACGAAGGAGTTCTAATTCGCGTTGAGCACGTAAAAGATATAGCAAATAAGCTATTAACGTGTGGATATCAGTATGGTGAAGAAGTAGCTTACTATCAAGACGATACAGCAGCTCATACAGAAGCAGATTGGGAAGCGAGAGTTCATATGCCACTTCTATACTTCTTTGGGAAAGAAACGAAACTAGCTGCTGTGGAATTAAAAGGGCGATCTATCTTTGGTTTAAACGAAAAAGCAGCTTCTCTAAATGCGGTGAAAACATATAGCAATGGTGTTAAAGTAACTGAGCTTCAAGGTGAATATCAGGTTGCAGATAAACGGGTTGTTTCAATTGCCAAAGACGGAACGGTTATTCCTAAGTCTGTGGGCAAGACTGTTGTTCAGTTTCAGAGCGAAGGAATAAAAACTTCAAAAGAAATTGAAATTGTAGATTACGTATCTGATAGAGTGCCAGTTTCCATGCAGGTTAAAAGCATAGATGCACTACCAGATGTATTAAGAATTTACGCTGATTTACCTCTTAAGAGGGTCGATTCTTACCATTTTTATAATCAGTTTATTCTCCCTATTGATACTGGATTAGGCTTTCGCTTTTACCTTGACAATGGAAAAGGAGAAGTTAAAGAATCAGGTGCTCCAGTTTATCATCGTATAATGATTACACATCCAATTCATAAGAAATTCACAGTGGAAAAATGGTTATAA
- a CDS encoding DUF3892 domain-containing protein, whose product MDRFIAVRKNDKGNLTEFKTQTGQVLSYDEAMKRVTAGEIEHVTTFIGKDGDTYIRSVPDRDETNNLDSLPTF is encoded by the coding sequence ATGGATCGATTTATTGCGGTTCGTAAAAATGATAAGGGAAACTTAACCGAATTTAAAACACAGACTGGTCAAGTATTAAGCTACGATGAAGCAATGAAACGCGTAACAGCAGGTGAAATCGAACACGTTACAACGTTTATTGGAAAAGATGGCGATACATATATTCGCAGCGTTCCAGACCGGGATGAAACAAACAACTTAGATTCATTACCAACTTTTTAA
- a CDS encoding class I SAM-dependent methyltransferase encodes MTTFNWHKEAHSQWNEKVSFWNQKSENMWKSGSRKGVIPLVQQHIKKDGIVIDIGCGDGYGTRLLAEAGYKAFGVDLSTEMVEKAKELHQDVATFEAADVMDLPFDDNVADGVVLINVLEWTERPLEALNEIKRIVKPQGHACVGILGPTAQPRTNSYRRLYGENVICNTMMPWEFEQLASENGWEVIGGKGVYKKGVNQETIVSLSPNLKQSLTFLWLFILKKM; translated from the coding sequence ATGACAACATTTAACTGGCATAAAGAAGCGCATTCACAGTGGAATGAAAAGGTTTCGTTTTGGAATCAAAAGAGTGAAAATATGTGGAAAAGCGGCAGTAGAAAAGGAGTTATCCCTTTAGTTCAACAGCACATTAAGAAAGATGGTATCGTCATAGATATTGGGTGTGGTGACGGATACGGAACGAGGCTGTTAGCAGAAGCGGGGTACAAAGCATTTGGAGTTGATTTATCAACAGAGATGGTTGAAAAGGCCAAAGAATTACATCAGGATGTTGCTACGTTTGAAGCAGCAGATGTGATGGATCTACCTTTTGATGATAATGTAGCAGATGGTGTAGTCCTCATTAATGTACTTGAATGGACAGAACGGCCATTAGAAGCATTAAATGAGATTAAACGAATAGTGAAACCACAAGGACACGCATGTGTAGGTATCTTAGGGCCGACAGCACAACCAAGAACAAATAGCTACCGACGCTTATACGGAGAGAACGTCATCTGTAACACCATGATGCCGTGGGAGTTTGAACAGCTTGCCTCTGAAAATGGTTGGGAGGTTATAGGTGGTAAAGGTGTATATAAAAAAGGAGTTAATCAAGAAACAATTGTATCATTGTCCCCTAACCTGAAGCAGTCTTTAACCTTTTTGTGGTTATTTATATTGAAGAAAATGTAA
- a CDS encoding DUF4183 domain-containing protein encodes MERKKHDITKESRPRLMLPEIGQVEKWFKLSQKVNVTQFCTQSDGKKRVYNNKDAVIDHSTSMILDPCYVSYINLFVNGVLQPATLYEVKRGVLILKSADVPAKHVPLILQFIKIEP; translated from the coding sequence GTGGAGCGAAAAAAACATGACATAACAAAGGAAAGTCGACCTCGTTTAATGCTTCCTGAAATAGGGCAAGTTGAAAAATGGTTTAAATTATCTCAAAAAGTGAACGTGACTCAATTTTGTACACAATCTGATGGGAAAAAGCGCGTATATAACAACAAGGATGCGGTAATCGATCACTCAACCTCTATGATTTTGGACCCTTGTTATGTGTCATACATTAATCTATTCGTTAATGGAGTTTTACAGCCTGCTACCTTATATGAAGTAAAAAGAGGCGTACTTATTTTAAAATCTGCAGACGTTCCAGCAAAGCATGTTCCCCTCATTCTACAATTTATTAAAATTGAACCTTAG
- a CDS encoding DUF4183 domain-containing protein produces MPAELIKLFITASSNVTGTVDTTTTTEVSPDSLKFVAIVTAGMVVGGTTTIPATSFLDDNGDPVAALPTPAADNVYNVYINGVLQQAGLSVITPAQVTISADVPVGVPVVLELDDFADVTSTSTSTTNLDVDTIINT; encoded by the coding sequence ATGCCAGCTGAATTAATTAAGCTTTTTATTACAGCTTCTAGCAACGTTACGGGGACAGTTGATACGACGACTACCACAGAGGTAAGTCCGGATTCTTTAAAATTTGTGGCAATTGTTACCGCAGGAATGGTAGTGGGGGGGACAACGACCATTCCCGCTACTTCCTTTTTAGACGATAATGGAGACCCCGTTGCAGCACTGCCTACACCGGCAGCAGATAATGTGTATAACGTTTATATCAACGGAGTACTCCAACAAGCCGGACTAAGCGTTATTACTCCTGCGCAGGTGACAATCAGTGCAGATGTACCGGTTGGTGTTCCTGTAGTATTAGAGCTTGATGATTTTGCAGATGTAACTTCAACGTCTACTTCTACTACGAACTTGGACGTTGATACAATCATTAATACGTAA
- a CDS encoding N-acetylmuramoyl-L-alanine amidase codes for MKKIYLDAGHGGQDSGAVSNGLLEKNLVLKLQQYMIQFLNNQYAGFTIRTTRTTDVFLSLSERASRANAWGADAFMSIHVNAGGGTGYEDYIYTGRRVSSVSLRNAVHDEVKKIISGYNHPNRGRKTASYAVLRRTNMPAVLTEIAFIDRAADATLLKNESFLQNIAYAYAKGMATFLNLPTKSGAIPKPTPTPVPIPPKAPSQPSAPPASTSGDVVIRTIQQTLNSRYKTGIAVDGVYGPNTKAALIKGLQSELNTQFNAGLAVDGIYGSNTRNAVVNVVEGARGNLTWIAQAALYISGQNPGTIDGIFGINTLNAVKAFQRSKGLSSDGIIGTNTWRALF; via the coding sequence ATGAAAAAAATTTATCTTGATGCAGGACACGGTGGACAAGATTCAGGAGCTGTGTCAAATGGGCTTCTTGAAAAAAATTTAGTACTAAAACTGCAGCAATACATGATTCAATTTTTAAATAATCAATATGCAGGATTTACTATTCGCACTACGCGTACAACAGATGTTTTCTTGTCACTAAGCGAAAGAGCAAGTCGAGCAAACGCATGGGGAGCAGACGCATTTATGTCTATTCACGTGAACGCTGGAGGTGGAACAGGGTATGAAGATTATATTTATACAGGTCGAAGAGTTAGCTCTGTTTCATTACGAAATGCAGTACATGACGAAGTAAAGAAAATAATAAGTGGTTACAATCATCCAAATCGAGGGAGAAAAACAGCCTCTTATGCCGTGCTTCGCCGTACGAATATGCCAGCTGTTCTAACTGAAATTGCTTTTATTGATCGAGCTGCAGACGCGACTTTGCTTAAAAATGAATCGTTTTTACAGAATATAGCCTACGCCTATGCAAAAGGAATGGCAACTTTTTTAAATTTACCTACAAAATCAGGAGCTATACCTAAGCCAACTCCAACACCAGTTCCAATTCCGCCAAAAGCACCATCACAGCCTTCAGCTCCCCCGGCTTCAACTTCAGGAGATGTTGTTATTCGTACTATCCAACAAACATTAAACTCTCGCTATAAAACAGGTATTGCTGTAGACGGGGTTTATGGCCCTAATACAAAAGCAGCGCTTATTAAAGGTCTACAGTCTGAGCTGAACACGCAATTTAATGCGGGCTTAGCCGTAGATGGAATTTATGGAAGTAATACAAGAAATGCCGTTGTAAATGTCGTAGAAGGAGCTCGTGGAAATTTAACATGGATTGCACAAGCGGCTCTTTATATTTCTGGTCAGAATCCGGGCACTATTGATGGCATCTTTGGTATTAATACGTTAAATGCAGTCAAAGCATTCCAGCGCAGTAAAGGTCTTTCCTCAGATGGAATTATAGGTACGAATACGTGGCGTGCATTATTTTAA
- a CDS encoding YkvA family protein has translation MEGLNINEKTKCNNKIKELCKKLKQNLFVLFLSYKDKSVPLYAKVVAICVVAYAFSPVNLIPDFIPVLGYLDDLIIVPIGISLALKLIPSHIIESYQLQAEELKKNKRPKNWFVGFLIVLIWITFLVWIIKVMYELLK, from the coding sequence ATGGAGGGTTTAAACATTAATGAAAAAACAAAATGTAATAATAAAATTAAAGAGCTATGCAAAAAATTGAAACAAAATTTATTTGTACTTTTTCTATCTTATAAAGATAAGAGCGTTCCACTTTACGCCAAAGTTGTTGCAATATGCGTAGTAGCATATGCATTTAGTCCTGTTAATTTAATTCCAGACTTTATTCCCGTATTGGGTTATCTTGATGACCTAATTATTGTTCCTATCGGGATTTCTCTTGCATTAAAACTAATACCTTCTCATATAATTGAATCTTATCAACTCCAAGCAGAAGAATTAAAGAAAAATAAAAGGCCTAAAAATTGGTTTGTTGGCTTTCTTATTGTATTAATTTGGATAACTTTTTTGGTTTGGATTATCAAAGTTATGTATGAGCTTTTGAAGTGA
- the metA gene encoding homoserine O-succinyltransferase — MPINIPRDLPAKEILEKERIFIMDDVRAFNQEIRPLNIAILNLMPEKEKTETQLLRLLGNSPLQVHITLLHPATHEAKTTSKNHLEQFYKTFKQIKHQKFDGMIITGAPIEHIPFEDVNYWSELTEIMDWCKTNVTSTMHICWGAQAGLYHHFNIDKRPLDEKCTGVFTHTSLQEPIKLLRGFDDLFFSPHSRHTDVDLNEVRAHPDLMLLSHSEEAGVYLVMSKDEKFIFVTGHPEYDVQTLQDEFMRDKTKGMDAKLPEHYFPNDDPTRAPLKTWRSHANLLFMNWLNYYVYQETPYEWK; from the coding sequence TTGCCTATTAACATCCCGCGTGATCTACCAGCAAAAGAAATTTTAGAAAAAGAACGTATTTTTATCATGGATGATGTACGGGCATTTAATCAAGAAATTCGCCCTTTAAATATTGCGATTTTAAATTTAATGCCTGAAAAAGAAAAAACGGAAACACAGCTGCTTCGCCTTCTGGGGAACTCACCGTTGCAAGTACATATTACGCTTTTGCACCCGGCAACTCATGAAGCAAAGACAACGAGTAAAAATCATTTGGAACAGTTTTATAAAACCTTTAAGCAAATTAAACACCAAAAGTTTGACGGCATGATCATTACTGGTGCACCAATTGAGCATATTCCATTTGAAGATGTAAATTACTGGTCAGAGCTAACTGAAATTATGGATTGGTGTAAGACAAACGTTACGTCAACGATGCATATTTGTTGGGGAGCTCAAGCTGGGTTATATCATCATTTTAACATTGATAAAAGACCGCTTGACGAAAAGTGTACAGGTGTGTTTACACATACTTCTCTTCAAGAGCCTATTAAGCTTCTTAGAGGCTTTGATGATCTCTTTTTCTCTCCTCATTCACGCCATACAGATGTGGACTTAAACGAAGTGAGAGCTCACCCTGATTTAATGTTGCTATCACACTCAGAAGAAGCTGGTGTCTATTTAGTCATGTCAAAGGATGAAAAGTTCATATTTGTGACGGGTCATCCTGAATATGATGTCCAAACACTACAAGATGAGTTTATGCGCGACAAAACAAAAGGAATGGATGCAAAGCTTCCTGAGCACTATTTTCCGAATGACGATCCAACCCGTGCTCCGCTCAAAACGTGGCGCTCACATGCAAATCTTTTGTTTATGAATTGGCTAAACTATTATGTTTACCAAGAAACGCCTTATGAATGGAAATGA
- a CDS encoding formate--tetrahydrofolate ligase encodes MTTKKQVKSDLQIAQEAKMKPIKDIAAQLSILEEELEPYGHYKGKLSLNIMERLKDQKDGKVILVTAINPTPAGEGKSTVTVGLAQALQQLDEKAIIAMREPSLGPVMGIKGGAAGGGYAQVVPMEDINLHFTGDLHAITTANNALSAIIDNHIHQGNELGIDTRKVTWKRVVDLNDRALRQVVVGLGGPVQGVPREDGFDITVASEIMAIFCLATSVQDLKKRLARIVVGYTYQNKPVTVADLNAEGALTLLLKEAIKPNLVQTLEHTPALIHGGPFANIAHGCNSVIATKMAAKLGDYVVTEAGFGADLGAEKFLNIKARMAGIQPEAVVLVATVRALKMHGGVPKTELSKENIEALKEGMKNLEKHIETIRAFGVPCVVAVNRFITDSTGEIETIMSWCEENNIRVALTEVWEKGGAGGVDLARELLDMMKAEESNFAPIYDISAPIEEKVETIAKVVYGASGVDFSSKAQKQIAQFEQYGWSYLPICMAKTQYSLSDDQDLLGRPENFRITIREFKPSLGAGFLVALTGSIMTMPGLPKKPAALNMDVDENGQAVGIF; translated from the coding sequence ATGACAACCAAGAAACAAGTGAAAAGTGATTTACAAATCGCTCAAGAAGCAAAAATGAAACCGATTAAGGATATTGCAGCTCAGCTAAGTATTTTAGAAGAGGAGCTTGAGCCATACGGTCATTATAAAGGAAAGCTTTCACTAAATATTATGGAACGCCTAAAAGACCAAAAAGACGGTAAGGTTATTTTAGTGACGGCCATTAACCCGACTCCGGCGGGTGAAGGAAAGTCTACGGTAACTGTAGGATTGGCACAAGCGCTTCAACAGTTGGATGAAAAAGCAATTATCGCGATGCGTGAACCTTCTTTAGGTCCAGTCATGGGGATTAAAGGAGGTGCAGCTGGCGGTGGCTATGCTCAAGTTGTACCGATGGAGGACATCAATCTTCATTTTACGGGAGACCTTCACGCCATTACAACAGCAAATAATGCGCTATCAGCTATTATTGACAATCACATTCACCAAGGGAACGAGTTGGGAATTGATACGCGTAAAGTAACGTGGAAGCGCGTTGTTGATTTAAATGATCGTGCACTTCGTCAAGTAGTAGTTGGGCTTGGTGGCCCAGTTCAAGGTGTACCAAGAGAAGATGGGTTTGATATTACAGTAGCATCAGAAATCATGGCTATTTTCTGTTTAGCAACAAGCGTTCAAGATTTAAAAAAACGATTAGCTCGCATTGTAGTGGGTTATACATATCAAAATAAGCCAGTAACGGTCGCTGATTTAAACGCAGAAGGAGCACTAACTCTTCTTTTAAAAGAGGCGATTAAGCCTAATCTCGTCCAGACGTTAGAGCATACGCCAGCTCTTATACACGGCGGTCCATTTGCTAATATTGCCCATGGATGCAACAGCGTCATTGCAACGAAGATGGCGGCTAAACTAGGTGACTATGTTGTCACAGAAGCAGGATTTGGCGCTGATTTAGGAGCAGAAAAGTTCTTAAATATTAAAGCACGAATGGCAGGTATTCAACCTGAAGCTGTTGTGCTGGTTGCAACCGTACGCGCGTTGAAAATGCACGGGGGTGTTCCGAAGACTGAGCTAAGTAAGGAAAATATTGAAGCGCTAAAAGAAGGCATGAAGAATTTAGAAAAGCATATTGAAACAATCCGTGCATTCGGAGTTCCATGTGTGGTAGCAGTGAATCGGTTCATTACGGACAGCACGGGAGAAATTGAAACGATTATGAGCTGGTGTGAGGAAAATAATATCAGAGTTGCGCTCACAGAAGTGTGGGAAAAAGGTGGCGCTGGTGGTGTAGACTTAGCAAGAGAACTCCTTGATATGATGAAAGCAGAAGAGTCAAACTTCGCACCCATTTATGATATATCAGCGCCAATTGAAGAAAAAGTAGAAACGATTGCAAAAGTAGTATACGGAGCAAGCGGCGTAGATTTTTCGTCTAAAGCTCAAAAGCAAATCGCTCAATTTGAACAATATGGCTGGTCCTACTTGCCTATTTGTATGGCCAAAACGCAGTATTCGTTAAGTGATGACCAAGATTTATTAGGAAGACCTGAAAACTTCCGCATCACAATTCGTGAGTTTAAGCCATCACTCGGTGCAGGTTTTCTAGTTGCTTTAACAGGGTCCATTATGACGATGCCTGGCCTTCCCAAAAAACCAGCAGCGCTAAATATGGATGTCGACGAGAACGGACAAGCAGTAGGAATCTTTTAA
- a CDS encoding glutathione peroxidase translates to MSVYEYSAKTIKGEEVPLSQYEDKILVIVNTASKCGFTPQYKELQALYEEMKDQGVEVLGFPCNQFGGQEPGSAGDIEQFCELNYGVSFPMFDKVDVKGEHAHPLFTYLAEEAPGVFGSKTIKWNFTKFLVNRQGEVIKRYAPQTAPKDIKKDIEDLI, encoded by the coding sequence ATGTCAGTTTATGAGTATTCTGCAAAAACGATTAAAGGTGAAGAAGTGCCGCTTTCCCAATATGAAGATAAAATTTTGGTTATTGTTAATACAGCAAGTAAGTGTGGTTTTACTCCTCAATATAAGGAGCTTCAGGCTCTTTATGAAGAAATGAAGGATCAAGGCGTAGAAGTTCTTGGCTTCCCTTGTAATCAATTTGGTGGGCAAGAGCCGGGTAGTGCCGGTGATATTGAACAGTTTTGTGAATTGAATTACGGAGTATCTTTTCCGATGTTTGATAAAGTGGATGTAAAAGGTGAACATGCACATCCTTTATTTACATACTTAGCCGAAGAGGCGCCCGGTGTATTTGGATCTAAAACGATTAAATGGAATTTCACCAAATTTCTTGTGAACCGTCAAGGAGAGGTAATTAAGCGCTACGCACCACAAACTGCACCAAAAGATATAAAGAAAGACATTGAAGACTTAATATAA
- a CDS encoding HD domain-containing protein — protein sequence MKRTIKEAEAFVKEKLAHDTTGHDWQHINRVRNLAMLLCEKEGGNKQVVELAALFHDVVDDKLVVDVDKAYKEVEEWLMVHKINQKDCHHIIHILKTVSFKGGNRPKMTTLEGEVVQDADRLDAIGAVGIARTFMYAGAKGTPLYNPSIEIRDVMSEQEYRNGKSTAVAHFYEKLLKLYEGMNTYTAKVIAKERHDYMLGFLAQFKKEWNYKNENDYD from the coding sequence ATGAAGCGAACGATAAAAGAAGCAGAAGCATTTGTGAAAGAAAAGCTCGCACATGACACTACGGGCCACGACTGGCAGCACATTAATCGCGTGCGTAATTTAGCTATGCTCCTATGTGAAAAAGAAGGCGGCAATAAACAGGTAGTCGAACTGGCTGCTTTATTTCATGATGTTGTAGATGATAAACTAGTGGTTGATGTTGATAAAGCATATAAAGAAGTAGAAGAGTGGCTGATGGTTCACAAAATTAACCAAAAGGATTGTCATCATATTATACATATTTTAAAAACAGTGTCTTTTAAAGGTGGAAACCGACCGAAAATGACGACGTTAGAAGGAGAAGTTGTGCAAGATGCGGATCGCTTGGATGCAATTGGAGCAGTAGGTATCGCGCGAACATTTATGTATGCAGGAGCTAAAGGGACACCCTTATACAACCCTTCAATTGAGATTCGAGACGTGATGTCAGAGCAGGAATATCGAAACGGAAAGTCAACGGCCGTTGCGCATTTTTATGAAAAGCTACTGAAGTTGTACGAAGGAATGAATACATACACAGCTAAAGTAATTGCAAAGGAACGCCATGACTATATGCTTGGTTTTTTAGCACAATTTAAGAAAGAGTGGAATTATAAAAATGAAAATGATTACGATTGA